A genomic region of Brevibacillus sp. JNUCC-41 contains the following coding sequences:
- a CDS encoding gluconeogenesis factor YvcK family protein, whose product MLNNKKQPKVVIIGGGTGLPVLLRGLKKHPVDITAIVTVADDGGSSGRLREDMDIPAPGDIRNVLAALSDVEPLVEQMFQHRFQSKNELSGHSLGNLILAAMTSLTGDFVHAIQEMSKFLNVRGKVLPAANQSVVLHAEMDDGTIVTGESKIPFSGKKIKKVFLSPHHIKPLSETLQEIKQADLIVIGPGSLYTSILPNLLVPGLGEEVARSKAKKVYICNLMTQAGETLDYSASDHIKAIYDHMGNAYIDRILVNNEEIPTEIQQRYQAEYAKPVMYDVESLKRMGLEIIQERIFSYEGNVIRHDTKKVADLLYSMLINETKSPIIP is encoded by the coding sequence ATGTTAAATAATAAGAAACAACCTAAGGTTGTGATCATTGGAGGGGGAACCGGCCTGCCCGTTTTACTGAGAGGGTTAAAGAAGCATCCAGTGGATATTACGGCAATCGTTACGGTAGCTGATGATGGTGGCAGTTCAGGCCGCCTTCGCGAGGATATGGATATCCCCGCTCCGGGTGATATTCGTAACGTGCTGGCTGCATTATCGGATGTAGAGCCCCTTGTTGAACAAATGTTTCAACATCGCTTTCAGAGTAAAAATGAGTTGTCCGGGCATTCGCTGGGGAATTTGATACTGGCGGCAATGACTTCGTTGACAGGCGATTTCGTCCATGCGATCCAGGAAATGAGCAAATTCCTTAATGTCCGCGGTAAAGTGCTTCCGGCTGCCAACCAAAGTGTGGTTCTCCATGCGGAGATGGATGACGGAACGATTGTTACAGGAGAATCCAAGATCCCCTTCTCAGGAAAGAAAATAAAAAAAGTTTTTCTGTCTCCTCATCATATAAAGCCGCTCAGTGAAACTCTCCAGGAAATCAAGCAGGCAGATCTTATTGTCATAGGTCCAGGAAGTCTATATACTAGCATTCTGCCTAACTTACTTGTCCCTGGCCTAGGAGAAGAGGTTGCCCGTTCCAAGGCTAAAAAGGTGTACATTTGCAATTTGATGACACAAGCTGGCGAGACGCTGGATTATAGTGCGAGCGATCATATAAAAGCGATATATGACCATATGGGGAATGCATATATTGACAGGATACTTGTTAACAATGAAGAAATACCAACCGAGATTCAGCAACGCTATCAAGCTGAATATGCCAAACCGGTCATGTATGATGTGGAAAGTTTAAAACGGATGGGTCTTGAAATTATACAAGAACGCATTTTCAGCTATGAGGGGAATGTAATACGCCATGACACGAAAAAAGTGGCGGATTTGCTTTATAGCATGCTTATAAATGAAACTAAAAGCCCCATAATACCGTAG
- the trxB gene encoding thioredoxin-disulfide reductase, which yields MSEKIYDVVIIGAGPAGMTAAVYTSRANLSTLMLERGVPGGQMANTEEVENYPGFDTILGPELSTKMFDHAKKFGAEYAYGDVKEIIDGEEYKTIKSGSKEFKARSIIISSGAEYKKIGVSGEKELGGRGVSYCAVCDGAFFKQKELFVIGGGDSAVEEGVYLTRFASKVTIVHRRDELRAQKILQDRAFANEKIDFIWNHTLKEINEKGGKVGGVTLVSTENGEETVMDADGVFIYIGMLPLTKPFEGLGILNSTGYIETNDRMETRVPGIFAAGDVREKTLRQIVTATGDGSIAAQSAQHFVEELQEKLQPKA from the coding sequence ATGTCTGAAAAAATTTATGACGTTGTTATTATTGGAGCTGGTCCTGCAGGGATGACGGCGGCTGTCTATACATCACGTGCGAACCTCTCAACATTGATGTTGGAACGCGGAGTACCGGGCGGGCAAATGGCAAATACTGAGGAAGTGGAAAATTATCCTGGATTCGACACGATACTCGGACCTGAACTTTCAACGAAAATGTTTGACCATGCAAAGAAATTCGGTGCGGAGTATGCCTATGGGGATGTTAAAGAAATCATTGACGGTGAAGAGTATAAAACGATCAAATCCGGTTCCAAGGAATTCAAAGCACGTTCAATCATCATTTCATCTGGTGCCGAATACAAGAAAATCGGCGTTTCAGGCGAAAAAGAATTGGGCGGCCGCGGTGTATCGTATTGTGCCGTTTGTGATGGTGCTTTCTTCAAGCAAAAAGAACTGTTCGTTATCGGCGGCGGAGACTCTGCTGTTGAAGAGGGTGTGTACTTAACCCGTTTCGCCTCAAAAGTGACGATCGTACACAGACGTGACGAACTTCGTGCTCAAAAGATTCTTCAAGATCGTGCATTTGCCAATGAAAAAATTGACTTCATCTGGAATCATACTTTGAAGGAAATCAATGAAAAAGGCGGCAAAGTCGGCGGTGTCACTCTAGTTTCCACTGAAAACGGAGAAGAGACAGTGATGGACGCAGACGGTGTATTCATTTATATCGGAATGCTTCCGCTAACTAAACCATTTGAGGGCTTGGGCATCTTGAATTCCACAGGCTATATTGAAACGAATGATCGGATGGAAACACGCGTCCCTGGTATTTTTGCTGCTGGTGACGTTCGTGAAAAAACATTGCGCCAGATCGTTACAGCTACAGGCGATGGAAGCATTGCCGCTCAATCCGCTCAGCATTTTGTTGAGGAACTTCAAGAAAAATTGCAGCCAAAGGCTTGA
- a CDS encoding tetratricopeptide repeat protein, with product MSKDSKFGQQAQILTFHPTGEYYFTKGLKAYHRRELPKSKKYLERALELEPAEPMIACQLAITCSEIGEYNYSNNLLENILDVMDPYMSECHYFLANNYAHLGMFKEAYRHASAYLDKEEDGEFSDDAEDLLELITFESDESEENPFKHDGLITKQEQAREYLESGNFPKAIEVLKETIAEYKDYWSAYNNLALAYFYLGQVNEAFETLDEVLEKSPGNLHALCNLVVFHHYQQDEAKVEELIQMLEKIRPMLSEHRFKLGATFALIGNYASAYKWLKGLQKQGFEGDGTFYYWLTISAYHLGHEQSAKKAWKKVVEMNPEKEGMEPWGDMNATSDGFEHHFPSITKRLESEFIEERLFAIFLLKHSVHKQKLLKNQVLNLNQNFTDLERDYADLVQVPAKDRQLTPIDFADRTAELLYRHFQPIQLNEAGLYLMWFSVFIEAVKSEQKLNNPAGWASAVEYVWNQLKNEKVSKQAIADKHFISVSTLSKYVKLVENLLG from the coding sequence GCTGAACCGATGATAGCTTGTCAATTGGCAATCACCTGCTCGGAAATCGGTGAATATAATTATTCAAACAACCTATTGGAGAACATCTTGGATGTGATGGATCCCTATATGTCGGAATGTCATTACTTCCTGGCGAATAATTATGCCCACTTAGGCATGTTCAAGGAGGCTTATCGTCACGCCAGTGCTTATCTTGATAAAGAAGAAGACGGGGAGTTCAGCGATGACGCAGAGGATCTGCTTGAACTGATAACTTTTGAGTCGGATGAATCAGAAGAAAACCCCTTTAAGCATGATGGGCTCATTACCAAACAGGAACAAGCCCGCGAGTACCTGGAATCAGGCAATTTCCCGAAGGCAATCGAAGTACTGAAAGAAACGATTGCAGAGTACAAGGATTACTGGTCCGCTTATAATAACCTAGCACTTGCCTATTTCTATCTTGGTCAAGTAAATGAAGCATTTGAAACACTTGATGAGGTATTGGAAAAAAGTCCGGGAAACCTGCATGCGCTTTGTAACCTTGTTGTTTTTCATCATTATCAACAGGATGAAGCAAAGGTTGAAGAGCTCATACAGATGCTGGAGAAAATTCGGCCGATGCTATCCGAACATCGTTTCAAGCTTGGAGCGACCTTCGCTTTGATCGGAAACTATGCTTCTGCATATAAATGGCTGAAAGGACTTCAAAAGCAAGGGTTCGAGGGAGATGGAACCTTTTACTATTGGCTTACCATTTCCGCTTACCACTTAGGCCATGAACAGTCTGCCAAAAAGGCATGGAAAAAGGTCGTGGAAATGAACCCGGAAAAGGAAGGCATGGAGCCTTGGGGAGATATGAATGCAACTTCAGATGGTTTTGAACATCATTTTCCTTCTATTACAAAAAGGCTGGAAAGTGAATTCATCGAGGAAAGGCTGTTTGCCATTTTCCTTCTGAAACATTCGGTTCATAAACAGAAGCTATTGAAAAACCAGGTCCTTAACCTAAATCAGAATTTCACTGATTTGGAACGTGATTATGCCGACCTTGTTCAAGTTCCTGCTAAAGATCGCCAATTAACACCGATTGATTTTGCCGATCGTACAGCCGAGTTATTATATCGGCATTTCCAACCGATACAATTAAATGAAGCCGGGCTCTATTTAATGTGGTTTTCCGTCTTCATCGAAGCGGTGAAATCCGAGCAGAAGTTAAATAATCCAGCAGGCTGGGCATCTGCTGTGGAGTACGTGTGGAATCAGCTTAAAAATGAGAAGGTAAGCAAACAGGCAATCGCAGACAAACATTTCATATCGGTGTCCACCTTATCGAAGTACGTAAAGTTGGTTGAAAACTTACTGGGATGA
- a CDS encoding NUDIX hydrolase — MQRVTNCVLIKDNQILLLKKPRRGWWVAPGGKMEPGESVRDACIREYREETGVYLKNPSIKGIFTFIMKDGDKVLSEWMMFTFFATDSDGVNVDVCEEGELSWHPVEDVKKLMMAEGDFHILDYMVHGSGIIYGTFTYTPEFKLLSYRLDPG, encoded by the coding sequence GTGCAACGTGTCACAAACTGTGTATTGATAAAAGATAATCAAATCCTCTTATTGAAAAAGCCTAGACGCGGATGGTGGGTAGCTCCAGGCGGCAAGATGGAACCTGGGGAATCTGTACGCGATGCCTGCATTAGGGAATATCGCGAAGAAACGGGTGTTTATTTAAAAAACCCTTCCATCAAAGGCATTTTCACCTTCATTATGAAGGACGGAGATAAAGTTTTGTCAGAATGGATGATGTTCACTTTCTTTGCAACGGATTCCGATGGTGTAAATGTGGATGTTTGTGAAGAAGGGGAGCTTAGCTGGCATCCGGTTGAAGATGTTAAAAAGCTGATGATGGCTGAAGGTGATTTTCACATCCTGGACTATATGGTTCATGGAAGTGGGATCATCTATGGAACATTTACCTATACGCCTGAATTTAAGCTGCTTTCTTACCGATTGGATCCAGGTTAA
- the rapZ gene encoding RNase adapter RapZ — MSTGQMSETQLVIITGMSGAGKTVAVQSFEDLGFFCVDNLPPTLLPKFLELMKDSGNKMNKVALVMDLRGREFFDSLFLALDNLTDTAAVSPRILFLEADDDSLVRRYKETRRTHPLAPLGRPLEGIKMERELLDELKGRAQLIFNTSQLKPRELREKIASEFSADKSVGFTVNVMSFGFKHGLPIDADLVFDVRFLPNPYYIDHMRPRTGLEQEVSSYVLKWSETQKFLEKVTDLLAFMLPYYKREGKAQLVVAIGCTGGQHRSVALTEYISNHFKKDYRVQVSHRDIEKSKGKADVK, encoded by the coding sequence ATGAGTACAGGGCAGATGAGTGAAACGCAATTGGTCATCATTACCGGAATGTCCGGAGCGGGTAAGACAGTGGCGGTTCAAAGTTTTGAAGACCTCGGATTTTTTTGCGTCGATAATTTGCCGCCCACGTTATTGCCAAAGTTTTTGGAGTTAATGAAGGACTCCGGGAATAAGATGAATAAAGTGGCCCTTGTCATGGATTTAAGGGGGAGGGAGTTTTTTGATTCCTTATTTCTTGCACTGGATAATTTAACGGATACAGCTGCAGTATCACCAAGAATCCTTTTTCTTGAAGCTGATGATGATTCCTTGGTACGCAGATATAAGGAAACGAGAAGGACCCACCCACTTGCTCCATTAGGACGGCCATTGGAAGGCATTAAAATGGAACGGGAACTTTTGGACGAATTGAAGGGAAGGGCTCAATTGATCTTTAATACTTCCCAACTGAAACCGCGCGAATTGAGGGAGAAAATCGCTTCGGAATTTTCTGCCGATAAAAGTGTCGGCTTTACAGTCAATGTCATGTCGTTCGGGTTCAAGCATGGTCTGCCCATAGATGCCGACCTAGTGTTTGATGTACGTTTCCTGCCAAATCCATATTATATTGACCATATGAGACCAAGGACTGGCTTGGAACAGGAAGTGTCGAGTTACGTTTTAAAATGGAGCGAGACGCAAAAATTCTTGGAAAAAGTGACCGATCTGCTTGCATTCATGCTTCCATATTATAAACGTGAAGGGAAGGCACAGCTTGTTGTTGCGATTGGTTGTACAGGCGGTCAGCACCGTTCGGTAGCGTTGACGGAGTATATTTCAAACCACTTCAAAAAGGATTACAGGGTTCAAGTATCACATCGCGATATCGAGAAAAGTAAGGGGAAAGCAGATGTTAAATAA